TATTGACGGATACAATACAGGCAATAGCCGTAATGGTTCTTTCTCAAAGAATATAAAATCAGAGACTTTGGGCAATATGGTCCTGGCTATTCCCCGGGATAGAAATGGTGAATTCGAGCCTCAGGTCATCGGAAAAGGCCAATCGATGAGTGAAAAGATTGAAGATGCTATTTTAGGAATGTACAGTCGTGGAATGACCCGTAGTGATATTGTAGAACAAGTTAAAGAAGTTTATGGGATATCAGTAAGTGAGTCCACGATTTCGACCATCTCTGATAGAATACTGGCTGATGTTGATTTATGGACTAAAAGGGCTTTAGAACCACAGTATCTGATTGTTTGGATGGATGCTGTGCATATGAAAGTAAGAACAGATGGGAAATATGAAAACCATGCAATTTACATTGTAATCGGACTAAAAACAGATGGTAAGAAAGAAGTATTAGGAATGTGGCTAAATAAAGAAGAGTCGGCTTCATTTTGGATGACTGTACTCTCTGACATAAAATCTCGTGGAGTAAAGGATATTCTCATTGCCTGTACAGATAACCTTACCGGATTTACAAAAGCTATCAGAGGTGTTTTTCCAAATACAGAATCCCAGCTTTGCATTGTTCATCAAATAAGGAATAGCCTTAAGTTTGTAGTAGTTAAGGATAGAAAAGCATTTTGCAGTGCAATGAAAGAAGTATATACTGCAATAAATCAGGAAGAAGCCGTTTTAGCTCTGGCTGAATTTAAAAAAAACTGGGAAGCAAAATATAAATATGCCGTTTGCTCCTGGGAAAAGAATTGGGAAAATCTCATGCCTTTTTTGGCCTATCCTGCTGAAATCAGGAAAATAATGTACACCACAAATACAATAGAAAACTTAAACAGGGGAATTAGAAAATATACCAAAACAAAAGTGCAGTTCCCAGATGAAAAAAGCGTCAAGAAATCAGTCTATTTAGCAATACAAAATTGTGAAAAAAGCTGGATAAATGCAATACCAAGCTGGGGATTAATCATGAATCAGTTCTTGGTCATATTTGGAGAAAGGTGTAATATTAAACACTAAGAACTGTTTACACAAAATTTCGACCAGTCTCAATTCAGTTAAAAAACGGCGCCATTTGATTGCAATGGCGCCATTATTTTTATTCCTCTGTGATTACAATGTAGCTGGAAACATTTCCGTTGGTAGGGTTTATAACCTCTGTCCATACTGCTTTAAGTACCGTTCCCCAAGGTGTTGGCGATTGTAAAACGTCATTGTAGGCGGTGCTATCGTAGAAGTTCAAGAAAAACTCACCTGTAGCATTGTTTTTATAACTCCTCTCGTCTTCTGTCATAGTATATTCTGTGTCATTGTAGCGTGAAGGATAAGTAAGATATCCTGCGACAACTGCATCACCGTTTCCGGCGGCCAATTTGATTTCATGCCATTTTTGAGAAGGACCATAGGTAGTCTGTGCAAGCTGTTTCGTTATTGTTGACCATGTGGTCCCGCTAAGGAGGACGCTTACTGTTGGGATTATGGGCAGGCTTGCAAAAGGTAAACCATTAAACGAGTTGTTAACGATCGTCATGTTGCTATAAGGTCCTACGGTATATAATGTCGTATAAACTAAAGGGTATCGATCATTGAGATCATGCGTTCGGGGTTCAAAACGTAAGTCGTAATCAGTTAAGTTGGATACATATAATGGTCTTCTTTGAGCAAATGAAAACAGGGAAACCAATAAACAAATAAATAGGGCTAATTTTTTCATGATTTTACTTTTTTAAATTGTTATTGAGTTTTTGAATCATTTCCAGGTGTTTGTCTAATGCAGCTTTAAGAAGGTCTTCCTGCGGAATGTCGGTAGTCGCTACTCCGTAATAGGCAAGGTATTCTTTTGCTTTTTCAGTAAGATCCACTGTGGCTTTTTGACGGGAAGCAGGATCGGAGGCGAGCTGTCTGCTGTAATCACCAAAGGATTTTTCAAAACGTTGCATTTCCTCTGTTTTCTGCATTTTTGAAAATTTTGCATGTTCAGCATTTTTGTTGTAGCCGGACTGATCTGTGACAGCATCATTCGCTTCACATGCAATGCACAGCGTTGCTGCAGCGACCATAAAGATTAATTTTTTCATGATTAAATAGGAATTTGGGGTTGAATAATTAAATATATAGGTTGTACTATATCGTATAAAGCGCTACTGATAATAACCATAATGAGTTATACTGGTGCCAATTTGATTTTAGATTCCTGATTAAAATAAATGTGCATAAAAACAGGCCAATTATTTTTTGAATCCTGTCTGGTAATTCTAAACAGGTTTTCTCTCAATACGGATTATTTTAAAGTCAAAGCAGTAGCTAACTGTAAAGTGTAGGAGGTTGCAGTATAGTGTAATATTCTAAATGGACGGAATGATGTATTCTGCAAAGGGTAAAATACGTTAGGAATGTTTTTTCTGATATCATTAGATTAAAATTTGGGGCTTAAATAATAATAACGACTTAACTTGTAGGAAGTTAATCCTTTGCTAATATAGAAAAATAAACTGATTTTAATCTTTTAGTTGTAAGAAAAATAAAGCATAATTATGTTTTCCCAGTGTTTGTTACCTGTGACGTGAGAATTTATTTTTGGATCGTGTAACAGAAGGATTGTTTTTAAAATAAACAAAAGCGCTGTTTTAACTGTGCTGTATCGGGCATTTTGCCATGATAGCTGCAACAGCGGCTGCTTCTGGAGATCCGGTTTTGTTTAATTCCGTGATAATGTTACTGTGGTTTTTGGCATCGCGATTTTGTGACATCTTATTGACGGCTTCGATACTGGTAATCTCAATTTCAAAAGCGACAATACCGCGCACCTGGCGCAGGGATGATTTGGATAAATCCTCAAAATGCACCGGATTTGCTGAGAAAGCCTCGTATTTGTCCATAAGTTTTTTTAAGGAGGATAGGGCTGCATCACCTTCGATGATTTTTATAGTGCCATAGACATGGACTGCGGCATAATTCCAGGTAGGGACGTTTTCATGATCGTACCAGGAAGGAGAAATGTAACTGTGAGGCCCTGAGAAAATAGCCAGTACAGACTGATTGGAGGCAAAACTATGCCATTGGGGGTTTTCTTTTGCAATATGGCCCTGCAGTACTTCCTTTCCGTCAGCATTGATGTCGAGTTCCAGTGGAATATGGGTTGCCCATAATTTGCTGTCCAGCTGGTTGATTAATATGCCAAAGCTGTTTTGTTCTAAAAAAAGCCTGATGTCTTCTTTGTTTTCGTTCTTGTAAAGGTCTGGAATGTGCATGAAGCCTTATTGTTTTTTAGATGATATTTACTTCGGCTTCAATTTTGATTCCAAAAGTATCGTATACGGTTTGTTGTATCGTTCGGGCTACATCCAGGATTTCCTGTCCGGTGGCATTTCCATAGTTTACCAATACCAAAGCCTGGTTTTTATGGATTCCCGCATCGCCAAAACGTTTGCCTTTGAATCCTGCCTGTTCAATAAGCCATCCTGCAGGGACTTTTACTTCCGTGTCTGAAATAATATAATGGGGCATTTCGGGATGCAACGATACGATGCGTTCGAAATCGTTTTTAGGAAGTATCGGATTTTTAAAGAAACTACCGCTATTGCCTAATTCTTTCGGGTCTGGAAGCTTGCGTTGGCGAATTGCGGTAACGGCATCGCTCACATCTTTTAACGTGGGCGTTGTAATTCCTTTTTGGGTCAGTTCGGCAGCGATATCGCCATAGGAAACATTGATTTTATGGGAATGTTTTGTGAGCTTAAATACAACCGATGTAATGATATATTTGTTTTTCTCTTCATTTTTAAAAATACTTTCCCGATATCCGAAAGCGCATTCTTCTTTGGTAAAGGTGCGGGTTTGTAATGTGGCAATTTCCAAAGCCGTGCAGTACGCAAAAGTATCTTTGATTTCGGTTCCATAAGCGCCGATATTCTGTATGGGTGTTGTGCCTACATTTCCGGGAATCAGGGACATGTTTTCCAGTCCGCCGAAATCCTGGTTGATGGTCCATAAAACAAATTCATGCCAGTTTTCGCCGGCGTGGGCTTCTACCCACACGAAATCATCGGAAGTTTCAATAATTCTTTTTCCTTTCAGGTCTACATGAATAACAAGTGCGTGGATATCCTGGGTCAGCAGCATATTGCTGCCACCGCCTAAAATGAATTTAGGGTCATCCGGATGCTGCTCCAATACCGTTTTTAATTCGTCAGTTGTATGTACCGAAATGAATTTTTGCGCTTTGGCTTCAATGCCAAAAGTATTGTAGTTTTTTAAAGAAAAATGAGACTGAATTTCCATGAATGAATTGAGTTTTTATCGGCGTAAAAGTAATGGAAACCTTTTGGAATTCATAATTAATCTTCGGTGGTGAGGGCGCGGTTTAAAAAATCATTTAAGGGCTTCAGCAGTATAAGTTTCTGGGCTATTTCTTGGACAAAATCAGGATCGGTCAGAAGGCTGTCGTCCAGTTTATGCATGGCTGTAAAACTTTTTAGTTTTAAAAATTCAATGGCCGGATGATCCTTTTCGTAGCCCTTTGGTGCATTTTTTAAGGCAATGGTATCGTTGTGTTCCAGGCTGCCAAACTCCTTTTTGAAATTTTTATCGGCTAACAATTCATCAAGGTCTTCGGTGAAATAAGCGATTTCCTTCCTGATTTTTTTCAGGTCTTCCGCATTAGGCCACCAGACACCACCGCCAATAAAGCTTGCGCCCTTTTCGATATGGATGTAATAACCGGCTAAATTGGTGTTTTTAGTCCCCGGAGAAAGCCAAATGCCCATGTGGGTTTTGTACGGTGTTTTGTCTTTTGAAAAACGGATATCACGGGCTATCCGGAAAGCACAGTTTTTAGGTTCCAGATTTGCTAATGAAATGTCTTTTGGGATCATTTCAGCCAATACATTTTCAATTAACGTGTGGTATTCCTGTTTGTAGGTTTCATAACGGGATTTGTTGGCGTGGAACCATTCCCGGTTATTGTTGGCTTTGATATCGTCTAAGAATTGGATGATCTTTTTTGAAGGCATAATCTTATTTTTTGAAGATTAAAAGTAAGGATAAAATATGAGAAGGTAAAAAAGGAAATGCTAAAAGGTAAAAGCGAAATCTGGGAAATAAGGGTAGGAGTACCATAAGTAAAACGGATGCAGATTGTGGTCTTGGATACGGATTTACAGCTGGAAAATTTTGTAGCTCTGATGCGTCGACTGGATTACGGCTTCCGTTCTCTCTGGGTGTGTATCGGATATAAAAAGCTGCCCAAAAGTGTCATTGTTGACCATTTCGACAATTTTCGCTACACGGATCTCGTCCAGTTTGTCAAAGATGTCATCAAACAATAGAATTGGTTTTACACCACTTTGTTTTTTTACAAATTCAAACTGCGCGAGTTTAAGGGCAATCAGGAAAGACTTTTGTTGTCCCTGGGAACCGAATTTTTTAATGGGATAAGCGTCAATTTCAAAGGACAGGTCGTCTTTGTGGATTCCTGCACTGGTATATTGCAATGCCCTGTCTTTTGGGAGTGTTTCTTTGAAAAGAGCTAATAATTCCTTGTCGTGCAATTGACTGTCATAGACAATTTGTACGGTTTCGGCACCATCGGTTATGGCCTGGTGGTGTTTGTTGAAAATGGGAATGAAATTTTTCAGGAACTCTTTCCGCTTTTCAAAAATGCTTTGTCCTAATCCATCCAGTTGCTCGTCATAGATGGACAAAGTGTCGTTTTCAAATACATGGTTCAGGGCAAAATATTTTAATAGCGCATTCCGTTGGCTCAATATTTTTTGATATTGAATCAGGTGTAGCAGGTAGGTGTTGTCGAGTTGTGAAATCACGCTATCAATGAATTTCCGCCGTGTTTCACTACCCTCTACGATCAGGTCGCGATCAGCGGGGGAAATTATGACTAATGGGATAAAACCGATATGATCTGAAAATTTATCGTACGCTTTCCCATTGCGTTTCAGGATTTTCTTTTGTCCTTTTTTCAGGCTGCATACGATTTGTTCCGTGCGCTCGTTTTTTTCAAATTCGGCATCAATAACAAAAAACTCTTCTCCATGACGGATGTTTTGTACCGCCAAAGGATTGAAATAACTTTTGCCGTACGATAGGTGGTAAATGGCATCAAGGACGTTGGTTTTACCAATGCCATTCCTGCCGACAAAACAATTTATCCTGCTGTCAAAGTCAAAAGAGGCTTCGGAAAAATTTTTGTAATTGAATAAAGATATTTTTTTTAAATACATCTGCAAATGCCGTGCTGATAGTGAGAACTTTGTGGTTTTAACCGCTTTTTTTCTAAGAAGCTGCAAATTATTGAAAAATAACGAAAAAACATCTTTTACATTTGAATAAAAATTTTATTTTTGCACCTCATTAAATTAAATGTAAATGGCAACTTATAACAAGAGAGGATATAAAGCTCCAAAACCAGAACAAGAAAAAGAAGTTTTAGAATACGACCCGATTGATGCAGTTTCAGAAAAAGACAGTACTACAGCTGAAGTGTTTAATTCATTAGATACTGGAGCTTCAAGAATTGAAGAATGGGTTGCCGGTAATCAAAAAATTATCTTTGGAATTGTAGGTGCTTTAGCTCTTGCTACAGTTGGATATTTTGCATACGACCGTTTCGTTGCAGAACCAAAAGAAGAGGTGGCTGCAAATGAAATGTTTCAGGCACAACAATACTTTCAGCAGGCTGTTGATGGTGTAGCCAGTGATTCCCTATACAACCTTGCGCTGAATGGTGGAGAAGGTAAAATGGGCTTCCTTAAAGTAGCAGAACACTATTCTGGTACTGATGCAGGAAACTTGGCACACTACTATGCAGGAATCTCTTACCTGAACCTACACAAGTATAAAGAAGCAATTACAGAATTGGAAAAATTCAGTTCTAAAGATGCTTTCCTTTCTGCACTTTCTAAAGGAGCTATTGGAGATGCATTTGCTCAAAACAATCAATTGCCAGAAGCTTTGGACTATTATGAAAAAGCAGCAACAAGCAATGAAAATGACCTGACTACACCACGCTTTTTGCTAAAAGCAGGACAAGTAGCTTTGGTATTAAAGAAAAAAGATAAAGCTTTAGAATATTTCACTAAAATCCAGGACAAATATGATACTGCTCCTGAAGCAGCGAATATTGATGCCCTGATTGGAATGGCACAATAAATTATGGCTACAGAAAATAAAAATTTATCAGAATACGATAAAACAAAACTCCCAAACGTAGCACAGTCTTCGTTTGGGATTGTTGTTTCTGAATGGAACGAACAGGTAACGGGCGGCCTTTTTAAAGGGGCTTATGATACGCTGATTGATAATGGGGTATTGCCGGAAAATATTATTAAGTATGATGTTCCGGGTAGTTTCGAACTGATCTATGGCAGCCGTAAGATGATGGAGAAACAGCCACATCTTGCAGGCATTATCGCGATAGGCTGTGTGATTCAGGGCGAGACCAAACATTTTGATTTTGTATGTGAAGGCGTGACTCAGGGCATCAAAGACCTGAATATCATGGGGAAAATGCCTGTGATTTTCTGTGTGCTGACGGATAATAACCTGCAGCAGTCAATTGACCGAAGCGGTGGTATTCATGGAAATAAGGGCGTGGAAGCGGCAGTAGCAGCAATTAAAATGACGCCTTTTTTATAAAAGAAAATTTCGAAAATAAAATTAGTCACAAAAGCCTGTACATGATGTTGTACAGGCTTTTGTGTTTCGGGGAGTTGGCCGGAATGGTGATGGTTGATAAAAACCCGGGTTTCCGGAGAATAGTTTTTTTTATCGTACTATTAATTCCTTAACTTTGAAAACTTTATTTTTTAGGGCTTCAGCCTTAAATTTTAAACCTGAAACCCAAATAGAAATGTCGAGTATAATACAATTGCTTCCGGATCACGTTGCGAACCAGATTGCTGCCGGTGAAGTGGTACAGCGTCCGGCTTCTGTCGTAAAAGAATTATTAGAAAATGCTGTTGATGCGAAAGCAACGGATATTAAATTAATCATTAAAGATGCCGGGAAATCCCTGGTGCAGGTGATTGATAATGGGGTAGGAATGTCAGTAACCGATTCCCGTTTGTGTTTTGAACGGCATGCCACCTCTAAAATCAGGCTGGCGGAAGATTTGTTTTCACTGGACACCAAAGGATTCCGGGGTGAGGCTTTGGCTTCCATCGCGGCGATCGCGCATGTGGAAATGAAAACCAAACAGGACCAGGAAGAATTGGGTACGCATATCATCATCGAAGGAAGCAAATTTGTTTCTCAGGAGGTAGCTGTTTTGCCAAAAGGAACCTCCTTTGCTGTAAAGAATCTTTTTTTTAATATTCCTGCCCGCCGTAATTTCCTGAAATCGGAAGTGGTGGAACAACGCCATATTGTAGACGAATTTCAACGGGTGGCATTGGCTCATGCCAATATCCATTTTACAATGTACCATAATGGCAGCGAAATGTTCAACCTGCCACCTTCTAATTTCAGGCAGCGTATTGTCAATGTTTTTTCTGGTAAAACCAATGAAAAATTAGTGCCGATCCAGGAAAGTACCGAGATCGTTTCCATACAGGGATTTGTAGGGAAACCGGAATTTGCCAAAAAGAACAGGGGAGAGCAGTTTTTTTTCGTCAATGACCGTTTTATAAAAAGCGGGTACCTTCATCATGCAATTATGTCTGCTTATGAAGGATTGCTGAAAGATGGTTGTCAGCCCAGTTATTTTATCTACCTGAATGTACCTCCCAATACGATCGATATCAATATACATCCGACCAAAACGGAAATAAAATTTGACGATGAGCATGCACTTTATGCGATATTGCGTTCCTCGATCAAACACAGTTTAGGGCAGTTTAATGTGGCTCCGGTGTTGGACTTTGACCGGGATTCTAATTTAGATACGCCTTATGACTATCAAAATAAAGATGCTTCCATGCCTTTGATCCAGGTCGATGCCGCCTTTAATCCATTTTCTCCGGAAAAACCGATTAAGAATTCCTATTCCTCATCTTCTTCCTCTTCCTATCGCAAGCCGGATACTTCCCATTGGGAAGGATTGTATGTCGGATTGAAGAATACAACAGAAGAGTTTTCCGGTATGACGGAAATCACCGAAATGGAATTTGAAAGCGAAGAAGTAACGGGTTCGTTATTTAATGAGCGTGAGGTAGAAGAGAAGATCAATGCGACCTATCAGATCCATAAAAAATATATTGTGAGCCCGATAAAATCCGGGATGGTGATTTTAGACCAGCAACGGGCACATCAAAGGGTTTTGTATGAGCAGTTTTTGACGAATATTACGGTACTTCAGGCTTCCAGCCAACAGCTTCTTTTTCCATTGCATTTGTATTTTTCTCCGGGAGAAATAGAGCTGATCCTGGAATTGCAGGAATCGCTGGTACAAACCGGATTTATATTTGAAGAGATCAATAGCGATAGTATCGTGATTTCAGGGCTTCCGGTCAATGTGACAGAAAGTGAAGTTTCGATACTGTTGGAACAGTTATTGAGTGATCTGCAGGACGGGATTCCTGAAAACAGTTTTAGCCAAAACGACAGCATTTCGAAATCGATGGCCAAAAGTTTAGCTGTAAAAACAGGAACATTACTGACCGAAAGGGAACAGGAGAACCTGGTGAATTCGCTTTTTGCCTGTAGAGAACCCGGAGTTTCACCTTTTAATAAACCAACTTTCATCACGATGAGTGTGGAAGATATAGATAAAAAATTCGCGATATGATGAATGTTACAGAGACGGTAAAACACCTGATCATTATTAATATTATTTTCTTTATAGGAACCTACTTGTTGGGGGATGTTGCTTACCAGTATTTGTCGCTTTACTATCCTGAAAATGCGAAATTTCAATTTTGGCAACCGATAACCCATATGTTCATGCATGGGGGGCTAATGCATATTTTCTTTAATATGTTCGCGCTTTTCTCCTTTGGGAGTGTGTTGGAGCAATTTTGGGGATCTAAAAAATTTCTGTTTTTCTACATTTCCTGTGGGCTCGGAGCTGCTTTGCTACAGGTGACAGTTAATTATTTTACTTTTCATGAAAGCATTGCAGTATTAGTTGACAATGGTTTTGCCAAAAGTGATATCATTGCGACTTTAAATCATCAGGGGAAATTAAGTCCGGACTGGATCCCATTTTTGACGCCTAATGGGATTGAAAATATTAAGATGAGTTTTGGTGCGCCAATGGTAGGTGCTTCCGGGGCTATTTACGGATTATTGATTGCTTTTGCTTTCATGTTTCCTAATGCAGAACTGATGATGATGTTTATTCCTATACCAATTAAAGCCAAATATTTTGTACCGGGTATTATTGCAGTTGATTTATATTCCGGATTTAGCGGGAATTCAATTTTCGGGGGTGGTAGCAATGTGGCACACTTTGCCCATATTGGAGGGGCTATAACCGGGTTTATAATGATGTGGTACTGGAAGAAAAACCAGTTCGACAATAAACGGTGGAATTAAAAGATAACTGTATTCGCATACTGTAAACAAGCAATAAGTAAGGCAACACCACGTTTGATACATGAGGGTGGGCTGTAATTTAATCAGTCAAATAATACAAAATAAATGGGGATTCTGGAAGATATAAAACAGCAGTACAAGTTTGGAGGGATTTCGCAAAAACTGATTTTTTGGAATGTCGGATTGTTTATACTTTCCCTTATTTTCTTTTATAATTTCCAAAACCAGTTTTTTATATATCCCGAATGGCTGAAACTGTCTTCAGCTCCCGGGAATTTACTATACTATCCCTGGACACTGCTTACGTATTCATTTTTTCATGCTGGATTTCTGCACCTCTTTTTTAATATGATGGTGCTCAATTTCTCAAGCCGGCTGTTCCTGACCTTCTTTAATGAAAGACAATTGTTAGGGCTTTATCTTTTGAGTTCCATATTTGCCGGAGTTGTTTTTGTAGTGGTCTATTTTGTGTTTCCGGGGCTTTCTCCTGTAGCGACATCGGTAGTGGGTGCGTCTGCTGCTATTATGGCGGTTCTGGTCGCTACGGCCACCTATGCGCCTTTGATGTCTATACGCTTGTTGCTGATCGGAAATGTGAAGCTTTGGCATATTGCAGCCGTGATTATACTCCTGGACCTGCTTCAGATCAGGGCCGAAAACACAGGTGGGCATATCGCGCATCTTGCCGGTGCTTTTTTTGGATTTGTGTTTATCAAATTATTACAGCAGGGAACCGATTTAAGTAGTGGTATTGCGCGCATTATTACTTTTTTTACGGGGTTATTCCAGCCTAAAAAAACAACACCTTTTAAAAAGGTACATAAGAATCCGGTGCGGACTACTATTGCTCCGGGAGCGGGTAAAGATATCACGCAAAAACAGATTGATGAAATTCTGGACAAGATCAGTCAGTCCGGTTATGACAGCCTGACAAAACAGGAAAAAGAATTTCTTTTTAAAGCCGGGAAATAATACTCCCTGCTACACTACTAAATTTAGGAAAAATGACGAAGCTTTCATGGTTTAATAAGGTAATGTTTGTGCTTAATATAGTGTTGACTGTATTGACATTTGCTGCTTATGTATTGCCTTTTTTAGCGCCTAAATTTTTCCCTTTCCTGTCTGTCCTTACTTTAGTAATGCCATTGATGCTGGTTTTTAACCTGCTTTTCTTTATGTATTGGCTGTTTCAGGCCCGCAAGCAAATGTTGTTGTCGGGGTTGGTACTGCTGTTGGGGATTACTTTCATTAATAAATTCTACAAGCTGTCTTCGCTGGATCTTACCGTAGAAGAATCGGATTTTACCGTAATGAGCTATAATGTGAGAATGTTCGATTTATATGAATGGATCGATGACAAATACATACCGGAGAAGATTTCTGATTTTGTAAAAGACCAAAACCCGGACATTATATGCATCCAGGAGTATTCGGGCAACTTGGCCGATTTTGACCAGTACCGGTATAAATTTATTTTCTTTGAAAATAAAAACAACAAAATGGGGCAGGCGATCTATTCTAAATTCCCTATAGTAGAGAAGGGCGATATTCACTTTCCGAATTCGGGGAACAATGTGATTTTTGCCGATATTAAAAAAGGAAAAGATACTGTGCGGGTGTACAGCATGCACATGCAATCTATAAAAATCAGTCCCGATGTACATGAGATCGACGAAGACCTGAACCAGATTGACAAAAAGAAATCCAAAATGATCTTCCGTAGGATGAGCCAGGCTTTTAAAGAGCAGCAACAACAGGCCGAGCTTTTTAAAGAACATAAGAATTCATGCCCTTATCCGCAAATTATCTGCGGAGATATGAATAATAGTGCTTTCTCGTATGTTTACCGAAGCATTAAAGGGCAGCTCAATGATAGTTTTGAAGAAGCCGGAAGCGGTTTTGGAACGACCTACAATTTTAAGTATTATCCGGCCCGTATCGACTACATTTTTACCGATAAGAAGATGAAAATTAAAAGTTTTAAGAACTTTACCAACTTCGTAAATTCAGATCACTATCCGATTATGGCACGGATGTCGTTTGAGTAATATTCCTTTTACAGAACTTCCCAGATATACTATTTCAGTTCCAGTTTCCTTTGAGCCTATAGCGTATGTTCTTTTAGGTAGTCTAATGCATAACGGCCTTCATTGAAAAGAAGATCCAATATGCTGAGGTTGTTCAGGTACCCGTGCTTTTCTCCAAATACCTGTGTGTATTCACTAAATAGGGTGTTGTCTTTTTTTCCGTTGGCCAAATACCGAAAATCAGTAATGCCCGCCTGAGGCTCCCGAAAGTATTCGATGGTTTTATCGTACTGGAATTTCATGCCCAAGCAGGATTTTAGGATTTCAATCGTTTCATAATTGAGGTCGATCAGGAAATTGTGCTTTTTCTCAAATACAGGCATCAGTTCGTCTTCAAAGTATTCGAAGAAAGGGGAGCTCCGGTAGGCGGCTTCCAGCGATTTAAAATGGATCTTCTGCCAGTTAAAAGCCGATTCAATTTGGACATCCTTATATTTTTGATGCAGGTCATTGCTGTGCTTAATGGGAATATTGAGCATTTGCAGGCCATTAGGACTGTAGATATACATCCTGTTACGGTTGGTCTGCTTTTGGAAGTT
The Flavobacterium kingsejongi genome window above contains:
- a CDS encoding FMN-binding negative transcriptional regulator, with the translated sequence MHIPDLYKNENKEDIRLFLEQNSFGILINQLDSKLWATHIPLELDINADGKEVLQGHIAKENPQWHSFASNQSVLAIFSGPHSYISPSWYDHENVPTWNYAAVHVYGTIKIIEGDAALSSLKKLMDKYEAFSANPVHFEDLSKSSLRQVRGIVAFEIEITSIEAVNKMSQNRDAKNHSNIITELNKTGSPEAAAVAAIMAKCPIQHS
- the ribH gene encoding 6,7-dimethyl-8-ribityllumazine synthase, whose product is MATENKNLSEYDKTKLPNVAQSSFGIVVSEWNEQVTGGLFKGAYDTLIDNGVLPENIIKYDVPGSFELIYGSRKMMEKQPHLAGIIAIGCVIQGETKHFDFVCEGVTQGIKDLNIMGKMPVIFCVLTDNNLQQSIDRSGGIHGNKGVEAAVAAIKMTPFL
- a CDS encoding IS256 family transposase, translated to MIEDGKLPKDFAKQFKNKEDFHTFFQDLYKQGIEQLLQGELDAHLGYEKHNIDGYNTGNSRNGSFSKNIKSETLGNMVLAIPRDRNGEFEPQVIGKGQSMSEKIEDAILGMYSRGMTRSDIVEQVKEVYGISVSESTISTISDRILADVDLWTKRALEPQYLIVWMDAVHMKVRTDGKYENHAIYIVIGLKTDGKKEVLGMWLNKEESASFWMTVLSDIKSRGVKDILIACTDNLTGFTKAIRGVFPNTESQLCIVHQIRNSLKFVVVKDRKAFCSAMKEVYTAINQEEAVLALAEFKKNWEAKYKYAVCSWEKNWENLMPFLAYPAEIRKIMYTTNTIENLNRGIRKYTKTKVQFPDEKSVKKSVYLAIQNCEKSWINAIPSWGLIMNQFLVIFGERCNIKH
- the murB gene encoding UDP-N-acetylmuramate dehydrogenase translates to MEIQSHFSLKNYNTFGIEAKAQKFISVHTTDELKTVLEQHPDDPKFILGGGSNMLLTQDIHALVIHVDLKGKRIIETSDDFVWVEAHAGENWHEFVLWTINQDFGGLENMSLIPGNVGTTPIQNIGAYGTEIKDTFAYCTALEIATLQTRTFTKEECAFGYRESIFKNEEKNKYIITSVVFKLTKHSHKINVSYGDIAAELTQKGITTPTLKDVSDAVTAIRQRKLPDPKELGNSGSFFKNPILPKNDFERIVSLHPEMPHYIISDTEVKVPAGWLIEQAGFKGKRFGDAGIHKNQALVLVNYGNATGQEILDVARTIQQTVYDTFGIKIEAEVNII
- a CDS encoding DUF2461 domain-containing protein, with translation MPSKKIIQFLDDIKANNNREWFHANKSRYETYKQEYHTLIENVLAEMIPKDISLANLEPKNCAFRIARDIRFSKDKTPYKTHMGIWLSPGTKNTNLAGYYIHIEKGASFIGGGVWWPNAEDLKKIRKEIAYFTEDLDELLADKNFKKEFGSLEHNDTIALKNAPKGYEKDHPAIEFLKLKSFTAMHKLDDSLLTDPDFVQEIAQKLILLKPLNDFLNRALTTED
- the recF gene encoding DNA replication/repair protein RecF (All proteins in this family for which functions are known are DNA-binding proteins that assist the filamentation of RecA onto DNA for the initiation of recombination or recombinational repair.), with translation MYLKKISLFNYKNFSEASFDFDSRINCFVGRNGIGKTNVLDAIYHLSYGKSYFNPLAVQNIRHGEEFFVIDAEFEKNERTEQIVCSLKKGQKKILKRNGKAYDKFSDHIGFIPLVIISPADRDLIVEGSETRRKFIDSVISQLDNTYLLHLIQYQKILSQRNALLKYFALNHVFENDTLSIYDEQLDGLGQSIFEKRKEFLKNFIPIFNKHHQAITDGAETVQIVYDSQLHDKELLALFKETLPKDRALQYTSAGIHKDDLSFEIDAYPIKKFGSQGQQKSFLIALKLAQFEFVKKQSGVKPILLFDDIFDKLDEIRVAKIVEMVNNDTFGQLFISDTHPERTEAVIQSTHQSYKIFQL
- a CDS encoding tetratricopeptide repeat protein, translated to MATYNKRGYKAPKPEQEKEVLEYDPIDAVSEKDSTTAEVFNSLDTGASRIEEWVAGNQKIIFGIVGALALATVGYFAYDRFVAEPKEEVAANEMFQAQQYFQQAVDGVASDSLYNLALNGGEGKMGFLKVAEHYSGTDAGNLAHYYAGISYLNLHKYKEAITELEKFSSKDAFLSALSKGAIGDAFAQNNQLPEALDYYEKAATSNENDLTTPRFLLKAGQVALVLKKKDKALEYFTKIQDKYDTAPEAANIDALIGMAQ